Proteins from one Nymphalis io chromosome 23, ilAglIoxx1.1, whole genome shotgun sequence genomic window:
- the LOC126777552 gene encoding serine protease inhibitor 77Ba-like produces the protein MMKCLIVFIFTVATCHAEIEFSGRVRNFSLELLHYTQLETEGHVVISPFGIWSLMTGVALGATGKSKAQLERAFLLPGNQISIINGYQNLTKTVLDPRTQGVQLASKNFVFKDKGFHMLADFKKTLTSDFGAKIVELDFKDSTTAARIANTAIEDSGATVSNVLRSDDFGTARMILTNVISFKGLWSSPFNVSDTNIEPFYDENKKQIGQVKMMYQRAMFPFSNIQSLNATVMQLPYGDDNKYSMLIILPYPKIKVTEVYKKFTIIPMNDILNRLENDTKEYGMEDVDLKIPRFKISTNVVLNKPLNNMGVFDIFSPKLASFEKITKEEIFISAIVHKADIEVTESGTVASAATSAYIIDRISTPVFEANRPFIYFVMEKESSTAIFSGIYSKPSVF, from the exons ATGATGAAgtgtttaatagtttttatatttaccgtTGCGACATGTCACGCCGAAATAGAATTCAGTGGAAGAGTGAGAAACTTTAGTTTAGAACTTTTACATTATACACAACTGGAAACGGAAGGGCATGTTGTTATATCGCCCTTCGGTATATGGAGTTTGATGACTGGCGTCGCCCTTGGAGCGACCGGCAAGAGTAAAGCTCAACTTGAAAGGGCATTTTTACTACCTGGCAATCAGATATCTATTATAAATGGTTACCAAAATTTGACAAAGACAGTGCTCGATCCGAGAACACAGGGAGTTCAATTAGCAAGTAAGAATTTCGTTTTCAAGGACAAAGGATTCCATATGTTGGCAGATTTTAAGAAGACGTTAACATCTGACTTTGGGGCAAAGATAGTCGAATTAGATTTTAAAGATTCGACCACAGCAGCACGCATCGCCAACACCGCTATTGAAGACTCCGGAGCGACAGTTTCAAATGTACTAAGATCAGATGATTTTGGGACAGCGAGAATGATTTTGACAAACGTGATATCTTTTAAAG GACTTTGGTCTTCGCCTTTTAACGTTTCAGATACAAATATCGAACCGTTTtacgatgaaaataaaaaacaaatcggCCAAGTTAAAATGATGTATCAAAGAGCGATGTTTCCTTTTTCCAATATTCAATCACTGAACGCTACCGTTATGCAATTGCCCTATGGGGATGATAATAAGTATAGCATGCTAATTATCTTGCCATATCCAAAAATAAAGGTTACTGAAGTGTACAAAAAGTTTACTATAATACCAATGAACGATATACTCAACAGACTTGAGAATGACACCAAAGAGTACGGGATGGAGGACGTCGATCTGAAAATACCACGATTCAAAATCAGCACTAACGTCGTTCTCAACAAACCCTTAAACAATATGGGTGTATTCGATATATTTAGTCCTAAATTAGCAAGCTTCGAAAAGATTACAAAAGAGGAAATATTTATCTCTGCTATTGTACACAAGGCAGACATAGAGGTAACGGAATCAGGTACCGTTGCTTCTGCAGCTACTTCAGCGTACATCATCGATCGTATATCAACTCCAGTCTTCGAAGCAAATCGACCATTCATCTATTTTGTTATGGAAAAAGAATCGTCTACTGCAATCTTTAGTGGAATTTATTCCAAGCCGAGCGttttttaa